Proteins encoded within one genomic window of bacterium:
- a CDS encoding homogentisate 1,2-dioxygenase, whose amino-acid sequence MSESRNVHLVKGVVATTAHKQLPEGTFEEEYGRAGFFSRIAHLTHTNAPTDWQKIDGPLKPRSYDTNKLSSANGEFHPLLFNDDVSLGLLHIATPREHWFRDSDSERIYFIHTGEGEIETIFGPIPYRKGDYVVIPRGTLHRIVPTAVSAILTIEAYRGEIEQPSRGILGQHALYDPAALFIPDPKAYPSEPGKQYEVWVKRDNELTKFTFNHHPIDVIGWKGDLFPWRLNIDQFLPVNSHRQHLPPPVHTTFVGKGFVVCSFLPRPLETDDDAVKVPFYHSNIDYDEVLFYHDGDFFSRDGISAGMITFHPQGFPHGPHPKARILSQKKVWTDEAAVMLDTTKPLKIATTLHSVENLDYWKSWGAQS is encoded by the coding sequence ATGAGTGAATCGCGAAACGTGCATTTAGTGAAAGGGGTGGTTGCCACAACCGCGCATAAGCAACTGCCGGAAGGGACTTTCGAGGAGGAATACGGCAGGGCGGGATTTTTCTCCCGGATCGCTCATCTGACACATACGAATGCTCCGACCGATTGGCAGAAAATCGATGGCCCACTGAAACCGCGGAGCTACGATACTAATAAGCTTTCGAGCGCAAATGGCGAGTTTCATCCGCTCTTGTTCAACGACGATGTATCATTAGGATTGTTGCATATCGCAACACCGCGGGAACATTGGTTTCGCGATAGTGACAGCGAACGGATCTATTTTATCCATACCGGTGAAGGGGAGATCGAAACCATCTTTGGACCAATTCCCTATCGGAAAGGCGACTATGTCGTGATACCCCGCGGCACACTGCACCGGATCGTTCCGACAGCAGTTTCTGCGATTTTGACAATCGAGGCGTATCGCGGTGAAATCGAGCAACCTTCCCGTGGTATTCTTGGACAACATGCACTTTACGATCCCGCTGCACTCTTTATTCCCGATCCAAAAGCGTATCCGAGCGAACCGGGAAAGCAATACGAAGTGTGGGTGAAGCGCGACAATGAGTTAACGAAGTTTACATTCAATCATCACCCAATCGATGTAATCGGTTGGAAGGGTGATCTTTTCCCTTGGCGGTTGAATATCGATCAATTTCTTCCGGTGAACTCCCATCGCCAACATCTTCCGCCGCCGGTACACACGACGTTTGTCGGCAAGGGTTTTGTGGTTTGCAGTTTCCTGCCGCGCCCGCTCGAAACCGATGACGATGCGGTAAAGGTTCCCTTTTATCACAGCAACATCGATTACGATGAAGTGCTGTTTTACCACGATGGCGATTTCTTCTCCCGTGATGGTATTTCAGCAGGGATGATCACATTTCATCCACAAGGTTTCCCTCATGGACCGCATCCCAAAGCGCGGATATTGTCGCAAAAGAAAGTGTGGACAGACGAAGCGGCAGTCATGCTCGATACCACCAAACCTTTGAAGATTGCAACGACATTGCACAGCGTCGAGAATCTCGACTACTGGAAGAGTTGGGGCGCACAAAGCTGA